A genomic window from Chlorobium phaeobacteroides DSM 266 includes:
- a CDS encoding endonuclease MutS2, protein MNPVSLKKLEFDKVANYAAQFCLSAMGRDRLLAAEPEVGRRELVAELERVLELRNMLQEGSALPFSWLPDTRPLLKKLEILESYLEPEELQDIYHLLFSSVQLRKFMFFNREVYPLLNEFTIRLWLEKSLQTSIRRIIDEQSRVRDTASEELLLIRRELGGSRELIRRKMERLQRRCQESGWLMEDTIAIKNGRLTLGLRVEYKYKIAGYIQDYSGSGQTVFIEPAETLEISNRIQDLEISERREIERILKEMSGALRLELENLRYNEIILGDFDSLYARARFAVETNSVLPGIADGQSLRIIRGFHPWLLISHHHKEVMPLDLDLDETDRVLVISGPNAGGKSVAMKTAGLLCCMLVHGYLLPCSESSVFPLFSDIFIEIGDDQSIENDLSTFSSHLGAIRTILDVAGSGDLVLIDELCAGTDVEEGGAIARAVMEELLNRGTKTIVTTHLGDLKAYAHEREGVLNGAMEFDRAGLVPTFRFVKGLPGNSFAFAMMKRMGFPVKMVERASEFMMDERIGLDRMLDDLSRLFEENRLLKQQLEGERADLAERVIALRAEEAGVERKQRELRLGAARELQKEVEHARKEIREIVQEVRNAPADAKTVQDSRKKLGLKKQEAEKSESVLDAEAESAVHLDRSIREGDLVRILDSTASGEVESVNGESVVVQCGHFRLTTSLKNLEKTSKTQVKKNLREPLLRQQKGSWSAITSEVDSTKLDLRGLSGDEAIMKIDRFIDTMRLNRIHSAMILHGKGTGSLRQRTAEFLQQHGSVKSFRLGEWGEGGAGVTIVEIES, encoded by the coding sequence ATGAATCCCGTCAGTCTGAAAAAACTTGAATTCGATAAAGTAGCCAATTATGCCGCGCAGTTCTGCCTTTCGGCGATGGGGCGCGACAGGCTTCTTGCTGCGGAACCGGAGGTGGGGCGCCGGGAGCTTGTGGCGGAACTTGAACGGGTGCTTGAGTTGCGCAATATGCTTCAGGAGGGGAGTGCGCTTCCTTTTTCATGGTTGCCGGATACACGGCCTCTTCTGAAAAAGCTTGAAATCCTTGAGAGTTATCTTGAGCCGGAGGAGTTGCAGGATATTTATCATCTCCTTTTTTCATCGGTTCAGTTGCGCAAGTTCATGTTTTTTAACCGCGAGGTCTATCCTCTGCTGAATGAGTTTACCATCAGGCTCTGGCTTGAAAAGAGCCTTCAGACCTCGATTCGTCGTATTATCGATGAGCAGTCGAGGGTGCGCGATACGGCAAGCGAGGAGCTTCTGTTGATCCGGCGTGAGCTCGGCGGCAGCCGTGAGCTGATTCGAAGGAAGATGGAGCGGCTACAGAGGCGTTGTCAGGAGAGCGGATGGCTGATGGAGGATACGATAGCGATCAAGAACGGGCGCCTGACGCTTGGTCTTCGGGTGGAGTACAAATACAAAATTGCCGGCTATATACAGGATTACTCCGGTAGCGGACAGACGGTTTTTATCGAGCCTGCCGAAACGCTTGAGATCAGTAACCGCATTCAGGATCTGGAGATCAGCGAGCGAAGGGAGATCGAGCGAATTCTGAAGGAGATGTCGGGAGCGTTGCGCCTTGAACTTGAAAATCTGAGGTATAACGAGATCATTCTTGGTGATTTTGATTCGCTCTACGCGCGGGCACGCTTTGCCGTTGAAACGAACTCGGTGCTTCCGGGTATTGCCGATGGACAGTCCTTGCGAATTATCAGAGGGTTTCATCCCTGGCTCCTGATTTCGCATCATCATAAAGAGGTTATGCCTCTCGATCTTGATCTGGATGAAACTGACCGGGTGCTCGTAATTTCCGGTCCCAATGCGGGCGGTAAATCGGTGGCGATGAAGACCGCCGGTCTGCTCTGCTGCATGCTGGTGCATGGTTACCTGCTGCCTTGCAGCGAGAGTTCCGTGTTCCCTCTTTTCAGTGATATTTTTATCGAGATCGGCGACGATCAGTCTATTGAAAATGATCTCTCCACCTTCAGCTCCCATCTTGGCGCGATCAGAACCATCCTTGACGTTGCAGGGAGCGGCGATCTGGTGCTGATTGACGAGCTTTGCGCCGGCACGGATGTTGAGGAGGGCGGGGCCATTGCTCGAGCAGTGATGGAGGAACTGCTCAATCGCGGGACAAAAACCATTGTTACCACTCATCTCGGCGACCTGAAGGCCTATGCTCATGAGCGTGAGGGAGTGCTTAACGGCGCCATGGAGTTTGACCGGGCTGGTCTGGTGCCGACTTTCCGTTTTGTCAAGGGATTGCCGGGTAACAGTTTTGCCTTTGCGATGATGAAGCGGATGGGTTTTCCTGTGAAAATGGTTGAGCGGGCTTCGGAATTTATGATGGATGAGCGTATCGGGCTTGACCGGATGCTTGATGACTTGAGTCGTCTCTTTGAAGAGAATCGTCTGCTGAAGCAGCAGCTTGAGGGTGAACGGGCTGATCTTGCTGAACGGGTTATTGCTCTTCGCGCCGAGGAGGCCGGTGTTGAACGGAAGCAGAGAGAACTGAGACTTGGTGCTGCAAGAGAGTTGCAGAAAGAGGTAGAACATGCACGAAAAGAGATCAGGGAGATTGTTCAGGAGGTGAGGAACGCTCCAGCTGATGCAAAAACTGTACAGGATTCGAGAAAAAAACTTGGTCTGAAAAAGCAGGAAGCTGAAAAGAGTGAATCAGTTCTGGATGCTGAAGCTGAGAGTGCAGTTCATCTTGATCGTTCCATCCGAGAGGGTGATCTGGTCAGGATTCTTGACAGCACGGCCTCAGGCGAGGTCGAGAGCGTCAATGGAGAGAGTGTTGTGGTGCAATGTGGTCATTTCAGGTTGACCACGTCGCTTAAAAACCTTGAGAAAACTTCGAAAACGCAGGTTAAAAAAAATCTCAGAGAGCCTCTGCTCCGGCAGCAAAAGGGCTCCTGGTCAGCAATCACCTCTGAGGTGGATTCGACAAAACTTGACTTGCGGGGGCTCAGTGGTGATGAGGCGATCATGAAAATCGACAGGTTTATCGATACCATGCGTCTTAATCGTATTCATTCAGCGATGATTCTTCACGGCAAGGGAACCGGATCGCTGCGGCAGCGAACGGCGGAATTTCTCCAGCAGCATGGCTCGGTCAAAAGTTTTCGACTGGGAGAGTGGGGCGAGGGAGGAGCAGGCGTGACCATCGTC